The sequence AAAACATGAATGTGTTAAGTTAATGTATAACTATTATTTATCTGTTATCATATGCCTACCTCCATATTGAAGATACAGGCAATCCTTATTGCACATCTGATGCCATCCAGACAGAGGTTGgctatttctgtgtcatcacagTCCTGCAGTCCTACACTAAAGGCTGCCAGGAATGGTGTCCACACCATCTGAAAACAACACGTTTCACATGAGCAACTGAGACACATGGCTTGGCTCTTTCAAGTATTTAATGGTCCTGTTCCATAATGTAGGTGAGCACTGTCGTAACCATACAGAGCATTTTGGACTAACACCTTTATTAGTAACATTAGTAACATTATATTATCCTTTATTAGTTACTTTATTAGTAACCTTTCATTCTCTACACTTACATATccaatatttacattttgtagagaACTTCCATGTAACatttagcctgggtgccatccgatttctaccggggctccttacactcacaaGTGTAAGGAGCGCCAGTAGAAATCAGAATCAGAGAATCAAAAtcagaatggtttatttgtacaACTTTGCAGCCTTGAAGGCTGAATTGTGCGGTACATTACACTTacaaatcggatggtacccaggataTGTAACATTATGGATTATAATGATGCCCAGTAGCAGTTGTTGGTTGAGAACTGAAAaatcaaaaaattttttcaaaccatgttgacattttttggGAAATCCTTAAGGTTTTTTGGCATAAATCTGAATCTATGTACTGACCTTGAACATGGGCCTGACATGTTCAAAATGTGTGGCAGAGGTGAAGTTTGTTTGGACATGGCTGACACTTTCCATCAAAGCCTTGGCAGTTTTCTCCATATTCTCCATCTCCATATTGTACAAAAGCTTGCGTTGCTTCTCAGTCTGGACATCTTTTGCTGTATGAAATACAAACAATAATTGGTAAAATTTACATGTGCCATGATACTACAAATTGATTTACGATAAAGGGGTGTTAAGTTCATGTTAGGATGGAAAAGGTATTTCAAGTTGAGACAAACTGTTACTATGCCATGTAAGACAGAATGTGTGTCTGCAGTGTAGAGCTCACCACAAAAGCTGACATTACCAATGGTGCCCAACATGTCAATCAGCTCCACCAGAGGTGGTGCCAAAAAAACTCCAAAACATTAGGTACAACATACCTGCCATAGGCTTGGGCCCTGGGGCCCTGACATGTTCTTTCATGGAAATTTTGTTCCCTGCTATCTCATCATAAATGGCAGATAGGTACTCTTCTGGCAGATCCTTGCTGTCATTGATGCCCCTGTTGATCTTGATGTAATCTTCTTTGGTCATCTTTCTTTTGACCTGTAAAAAAAGGTCCATGCAGTTAAGCATTTGTCTTACACCACAAAAAAAGGTTAAATGCTTATACAGAGAAGTGAGCAATAGAAAATGCTACTAAACACAGATATTGACTAACCTGGGCACTGTGGAGGTCAGTAGTCAGCATGATGATGGAGTAAGCCAACACATAGGCAGTGTCAGCACTGGCAAATATGGCTAAGCTGTGGAGATGGAAAACATCATGTATTATAgctgatactacatgtactaggatTCTACATGTCTGAAGGACTTAAACTagaacatatatacatgtaatagtctTAATACACTTAGAATTTTGTTTCTGATTGTTAACCTGTCCATATCAAAATGTCAATtccatttgtatatattgtatttgtctTTGTAAGAaaggctagccctttgtaaaactaaaagccaCAGATAGGTTTGGCAGCCATGCCACCCGAACAGCCAAACCAgtcaataaataaaacattctaTTGAGAGGACGTACTTGGGGTTTGTTTCACAGTATCTTCCAGCAAACTTCTCCATAAGCCTGTCAATCTTCTGTGCTTCACCGGGTAGCCTGAAACCCTCCAGAAACAGCCTCAAGGCCGACACGATGTCACGACCAGAGAAATCCAGCTGATCCACGTATGTGTACATAACCTCCATGTTGAACCTGATAGGGAAGGCATTCAAGTGTGTTCAGCCACAAAGTGGGCTACAATTGCATTTTCTTTATATACTGTAAACTAATTTAAGCTTGCAGAACTTAAAATTCAAGAATCACAGTATCTTTGACTTTGTTTTTGAAGGAATTGTAGTAATACACCAGAAGACAAAAGATCACTGAGAAAACCACATAGTTTTAAAACACTGAGAAAATTTTAAGATATACAGTACTAACAAAGTTGACCCAACTTTTCCCATGACAATTAGTCATCTTTCCTCTGCTGCACTTAAAGGTTAGacaaaacatatttgtacaATAGCACTGTTACTTCCATAAATGTGTGAAATGTCTTTTACATTGGGCATCTATTGTCTCTGACAAAGGGGTTATAAGAATATCTGTATTCATCAGCCTCTGCTGCTTATTCTGAAATGTAAGTTATCAGAAATAAATGCTTACTTTTCATTTTCTCCAAGGAAGTCTCCAATCTGAGTCTGTAAAAAgaaatgccaaaattaaaaaAGCCTGCATGGTACTACCATTACTAATAACTCAAAATAACCATGTTTCATACAAAACTTAATCCAAAGAATTGTAACAGTGCAACAATACAATGTCAACAATTAATAAGCATACTAAGACATGTTTGTCTTGCCTATATTCAAGGATGTTTTGGAAACGAGCAAACATTTTCAGCTAACTCCAGTTCTCCAACCATGCCTACCTTGTCCAATCTCTCATCAGTGTGGAAGAAGTCAGCCACGTCCCAGGCACTTTTACCCAGCAAGCTTTGCTCCTGAAGAAACTGCAGCCCTTTCTTTGGTTTCTTGTTAAATCTAAAGAAGCACATTAGAAAGATTAAGACTTTTGTAAACTGTTTGTCTTTCCACACACTATCAATAATAATATCAAATTTACTTTGGCATTAAATGGATCCATTAAAATGTCTATTACAAGCAGATTACattcaatatttacatgtactggAGTAAACACAGGAGGAAATAGAGTCTGAAGACTTACAGTTCTATGCCTTGTTCCCAGATTTCCTTCTGTTGTTTCAGAGATTCGAACTGTTCGGGATTGTCGTGCACAGATGACCCCACGCTGGGTGAGGAAGAGTTGAGGGAGTTGTCGCTCGCATGGCGCGCCATGGTGCCATGTCCGCTGTCCGTGTCGACATCCTTGGACGCTTCTTGACCTGAATTATGAACACAATGCTgaatgtttgcttgtttgcatCACACACCCAGTAAACAGCCTGAATGCATAACACACtggttttgtatatatatatatatatatatatatatgacctgtATTTTATATGACCTGTATTTTATGCATTGACGTTGTTGCTTATATGTTATTGCTTTGTATGTGCTGGTGTTATTTTTatgtgagggagggcaacttgtgaaggttgttcgaacctgttttgccctcccaatcACTCTGTGatgaatacaaataaataaCTAAAACTGTTACTTTCGCATGTTATATCAACACTTTCAACTTGCACTTTAAAAGCCTTTGCCTGGTATGACTAAGGGCACAAAATTGAATCTGTCATGTGACAATTGTATATAGGGCTGACACATACCAAGATTTGCCTGAAGATTGGGGTTGACATACAGGTCCTTACTCCACTCTACCATACACTTCAGTATAGAGACAAGGCACTCCAGTCCTTTCATTCTCATGGTTTTCTCctgaaaaagcaaaaatctgtGTGTTAGTATCATACCTTAATTGTTTTGATCTACTGTTGCATGCGATAATTTACATTGATAGTGATTAGAAACTTAATGGACATTCAGCAATGAATATCACTTGTTCTGCTGCTTATTCATTGTGCATTATCTAAATTGAATTAATGTTATCTTGTTTTCAACATTCCTTAGAAACTGAAACATAAATGCTCAATTGTGTTACATCAACCAGGTAAAGAAGGTATAAAGTTTCAATAAATACTTCAAGTACAGGTCAATACGTTCAttaatttgtaaatattgtacatctaaagcagtgggagacgagacacatttcatttccaaatgttcattcaacgaaaccgaaagaatcactctgtttagagaagtcacaaagtattatcccaacttccccacattgacagacgaacagaaagctacttttctcttgaaatcgcagaaccaacaaattctagaaaatgtggggcttttcgtctccctctgcttccaaaaaaagtcaaacccaacctgtttagaaatagccaacactagtattagattagaatattgtttatgactgtccattgtcactatgtgtataccatgtacatgtacttgcaattagccctcgggcacgaacttgcaaataaacttccaaTTAATTCTAGCTAGAGACGGTcacatttgtgtcattttctttGTGGTATGACTTGAGTGACACAATGCCGACAAGGGTCTACAGCAGCCTTTTGTGTCACAAGATGGCAGAATTTTGTATAACATCAATGACTGTCCCAAGGATGACCTTAATTTGCTGTTCCAAGCCTACTTAATTTGTACTGCTGCATATAAGAAGAGACTTACAGATTGAATTTGGTTGGGAGTTGCCCCCAGCTCGATGGCCCCCCTTCCCTGGGCGATCCTCGTCAGGTCGTTGACCAGCCGCTCAAAGATGTTGGCAGCCGTCAGATCACAGTCATAGTTCAAGTAGATATCTACCACACTCTGGGCATCTGGCAACAGAATTTAGATAACAATGCAATGTAATACTACAGTCCACTCCACATCACCTCAAGGGTTTAGAAAATATTACCAATAATTTTAATCATCTTTAATAAAAGTTAAATAAGTTGAATGTATTTGAACTTGAATTACCCATTTTAGAAAATGTCAGGGTCAACCTACCAGCACAGATGCGTGTAAGAGCCTGGATAACCATCCACTTGTGTTCAAACGTTGAGCTAGATGATTCCAAAATGTTCAAGAAGATCTCCCtgaaaaatacctgcacaaagAAATAACTCACTTCAATAAGGCCCATCCCAAAATCTATCTAGAAATGAGATATTACCTATAAATCCATTGAGGAATTTCTCTATTCATATGAACAATTTGATGGCATATACTGTAAGACTGCATTAAGACCACACCAAATCATTTCTTTCTTATCATGtcatttcagaagaaaaaatggGAGTGAGACACTGAGAGGTAAGGATTAAAACAGAGGGTTGGGAGGAAATCTTGTAACTGCCAAATTCAGTCTCTGATATTGACTTTCTCCGTAATTTCTATCTCCATGTTGAACATCATTTTGTCTACTCTGAAAACTAACAATCATCTACTGACCTCAATCTGCATCTTCAGATGAGTTTTGAAGTGGGACAATAGAGTCAGGAAAATGGCCAGGGACAGCTCAAACACTTTTGGCACCGGTGAGACGCCATTCTTGGAGAGGGCGACGCACAGGTACTGCTTGATGGCATTGATGAACATCTCGTTGGTGCGGAACACTGGCCCTGCGTTCTGCAGGATGGACAGGAGGAGCTGTAGGGACAGAACCTTGGACCGCAACTCGTGAGACCTGGGGGGAACACAAGATGAAAACTGTCACTGTTACAGGAATAGAAAACAACCAggcatcaggcttttagccaagcATGCCTCCAGGCCTCATTTGGACACGCTTTTATTAAAAtcacaagaaattggacgcactagataCCCTTACACTTAGGAGCAGATCCTCCGACAAGCATGCGATTCTGAATAACCAGGGgtgccactaggtcatttgtggtcattttgaccctcaggataccttagaatgtaCCAATTTAACTTAACATCTCTGCTTTAGTAAGATTGTCTAAAGTACAAACAGAAGTGTATTGGCTAGATTGCTCCATCTCAATGAAAGAGGAATGAATGCAGATCATTTTGTACTTTTGGAGTTAGTCATAAAACATATCAGCATCCTTCTGATTTCTTGTTCGTGTCAAAGGAGAACAGAATTGGCAGGAAAAGTACTCACTTTGGGTCCGGGGGTCCGTCAGGCAGGGGTTTCATGGACAGCTTACAGAGGGAGCGGAACACAAGAAAAGCGTCCTTCTGTAAGACATGAGAGAACCTGGCTGCTGCTGCAGCCTCCCTGGCCTCCGGTGTCTCCAGGTTATAGTCCTGGTTCTCTGTGTCATCACTCGGTATAGCGGGGTCAACCGGGGTCAGGGTTTCATCTGTTGCATGGccctctccttcttcttctgtgtGGCAAAAAATATTGTATAATCAAGAAAAATGCCATTTATCCATCCTTGAGTCATTTCCCTTCAGAAAATAACCTCCAGTACCAATAAAAGCTGCTAGAAGCCCCAAACCAATACAGTAAAAGTCATTCCTCTAGCCTGAAAGCTACCTGCAAAGATAGCTTAACAATCAATGCAGGACAAAGACTTACCTTCTACTGCAGAAGATATCATGTCATCTATGATGGATGCCACCACATTTTCTACTGACTGTTCCTGTTCTGGGTCTGCTGCTTCTGATACTGGCTCTGTATGGAGTCATAAAATCAAAATTTATATGGTAGATACATGTAAGAAAATGTAAAAGGCACAAAATTTCTTTCCATTACCTAATATgtagtacaaaatacacaatcaAAGGAAAAATACTTGGTGAGTCTGCCTGTACTGTTAACACCTGAAAATCTGACTGGCTGATGTATAATTGCAATTTACTCCTCAATATACCAATGTAGGTTTTTCAGTTAGAAATACAATGGTTGTATCCTGACCTATGGAAACAGCTGGGTCTTGCTGCTCCTGTTGCTGTGTCTCATTGTCCTGTTCTGTGCCGTGTTGTTCTGACTCGGGTAAGTCCGAGCTCTGCTCTTCCGAGACAGACACTGCTTCTCCCTGTTTCTGTCCTTCACTGCTTGAGTCAGCAGCAGATCCCTGTCCTTCCTGTGCTCTGGCCTCTGAGTCTTCTGTCTGTGAGGACTCCACATCTTCTCCAGCCTCCTTCTGTGACTGGGGTCCCTCTTCTTTGTTATCAGTCATACCTGTGACCACCTCACCATTGGACAGCCCGTGTGGTGGTGGGGTAGGGACGGGGGTCCCTTCACTTCCTTCACTTTTAGTGAGCGACGCTCTACTCGAGGTTCTCTCGAGCTGTAGTGCCTGTTCTTTAGCctacaaaaaaatgaagaaaaaaaacagtttccaTTATAgggattgttgttgaatcaaaGAATCAAAataccaataaaaaaagtaACAGGTATGGCAAtgctacattatgtataatAATTGCagaaaatacacacatacagataaACATATAGACAAGTGTTAAAATTATATATCTCACAGCTTGTATCTCCATCCTGGAGAAGATAACATTTAACATCTGTGTGAGAGTTGCGTTGGCTGTTGTCTGGTTGATGAGGTTCTTGCTGGCCAGGTAGATGTTATAACATGTCCTGACAGCCTGGAGCACCGTGCCTTCATGCACTTCACAGGTGTTGGAGGTGACAGCAGTCAATAAGGCCTGTGGATCAGGAGCATACAAACTATTCAGGTACAGGGAACATTAGATTTTAGTCAACATCTGTCATCTAATGCAAGATATTTCACTCACCATCCCTTTCTACACATCATCCACGTGTCTGAGAATATGGAATATTCAACTATTTCCTCTCAAgcaaaaatggacaaaaattaatCCAAATTTTTTcagtgcaaaaatggactttccCTCATACAGAGCTAGGAGAGTAAAACGGATCAAAAGCAATATTGGgttaattttcatcatgacaatCAATCATGAATGGAACAAAATTTGGTCAGTAGTTTGTTAACATGCACTGATATGGTGACCTTGTGGTATATTAGTGCTGAATAACCTTAATTTTCATGTGCACTCTCAATTAGTTACAAGAGATCTGCAGCAAGAAATATCAGACCTTGGACCACCAAGTAGTAATGTCATGACCTTGTTACATACATACCTTGATGATTTGTAACTGTACGCCATCATCAGTGGTTGTGCCTGTGAAACAGCCACAGATTGTCTCGATGATGCGGTCAATCAGTTTTTTACCTGGGGTCGTGCTGTCTGGTGCATCACCGACAAGGTGACCGTAGGCCATAAGTTTctgtgaaaaaaagacaaaaatatgtACATCGTGTCCAAATATTACTGGGAGTTACATTCTTTGCTTCAAGAAATATGTTACACACACATTACGTGAGAAAAGTTAGAGTTAATTACAATCACTTTGAAGAGATGAAGAGGCCTTGCCACCATCCATGCTTTACCTTACAACTTTGCAGGTCTCATACTGATGAAGTCATTTAAATCTTCTTACATAGCTTTACAATAGTTACTGACAACTCAGGCCTGACTTTTTGTGGCTCTAGGCATGCACAATTACATGTTACTTAGCCTGATTTAAGCAAGTTATACAGCCTGCCCAACATTGCTGGTCTCTActgggaggggccagttacagccccggagtTTGTGCTATATAGACtacattttttctacagatggTGGTGGTTATTTTGTAATGTTAATCAAAACCTTTTTTGCACAATTaataaacaaaaattaaatGAGGCATACAAGACTCCAAGGCGGAGTGGATCTTCAAACTATTTGTTAGATTTTAGGGTCACCTTCAGAGGTGTGTAATTACTGtgaaaactgttacagtagtttttcaaaaatgttctCCTTACCTGTAGACAGTCCAGGGCAGTGCATACTATGCGGGGACATTTGGACTGACAGGCCAGCTCAAAGGGCAGGAAGTACTTGTCAGCATCTATGCTTCTCTGTTTAGACTTGGGCAGGGGCAGGGCTGAAGAAGAGTCCTCGATAATTTCTCCTGGGCTACTGCTACAGTGAATCAATACACAACTGATGAGACATACGAGTATTCACAAATAAGATAGACAACACTGTCAATAGTCACAATATCATCTAATTAGCTGCCTAGTGACCCCATTGTATTATTTTGATTGCAATTCCATGAGGAAATTTTAATACTTATAatctacattgtgtacatttacaaagtatcataatatatgcaaacattttaaaaattacTATTGAAACGTGATAATGAAAGGCAAAGTTTGAGTGTCAATTTTGAATCTTTCTAGTTAAGTCGATTaaaaaataagataaatcaAAACATAGAACTATGTGTAGCATTATGATACTTACGATTCATTGTCCATTTCTCCCTTGATCTCTTCTGCAAAATGAGATATAATCATGAGTACACAAATGTAGCCATGATTACTCTACAAACCTGTCACAATATATCACTGTTCCTGTTTTTCTAAGTAGATTGTTGCTTGGTTTTATGAATACAGAATAGACAGGTCAGTACAGGTCATAGGAAAATAATGTTCTTGTGACATATACTGTGGCCTAAAGATAATTTACTTGGCTGACATTTTAGAGAAAAGTAATACAGTCCAACAAATCTGTATGGTTAGATCTATATGACCTTAAACTTTTATGTGAAATGTCATGGGGGAAACCAAAGAAACAGTTGCAGTCAAGTGTGAGTCCCTTTGTCAAATGTCTTCCATAATGATTCTGTACAAGCTGGTAGTAATCTCTTCTATAAAGAGACTCTTATTCTTTGTTCTTTAGCCTTTATTACAAGAAAAATTAACATAAACCAGAGCTACATGGCAGTCAAGTGTACCCCTGAATTGATACCATAGAATCAATGTCATCCAAAACTGGGAAGAAATATTCACAGACTGagagcagtgttttttttacaataccaCTTGTGATATTTATTGGTAGATGTGAAAGATGTGGCAAAAGCAACTTTTCTTTTCTGTGAGCTATATAAATGCTAGGCTCCCATTGTCAACTTCTGATTAATGCAACATACTGCAAAtgcaatggttttattttgtggtaAGATTAGTAATGtactactctcacctctcaaataaacgtaccggtacgtttatttttttccgcctcgaAATCCActcggtacgtccttattttagacggtacgtttatttttttttttcaaattggggctttctttactaaccagggaccccaaaaatattgaaagtttggtattttctgcccatatttccgcggtattttgcttaaaattcactatttttcggacgaggcagcgcggatttccctgccgctagcggtatgacccaaacatcctaactagggatgcgtaccggtacgccgGATCGGTGCTGGATTTGCAAAAACTTTTCGGTTCATGTCCAAAAATAAGTGATTCGGTACTGCACTCACATATATCCTTTTTGTTTTAGACCAtatttaaccttccaaaaatcgcaaaactacgaaagcttcaccctcctttttcagcactggaaaccagtgctgaagatggcttcagcactggaaaccgagtgctgaatgttcgtcagcactggaaaaccagtgctgacgcgctctcagcactggagacgctggcttcagcactggaaaccgagtgctgacgaacattcagcactggaaaccgagtgctgacgaacattcagcactggaaaccgagtgctgagagagcgGGAGACTAGACtctgacatactagtatacagtattATAAATTTGGAGTTACGACACGTCCTTTGCTCgactcaaggacgttatataacgtccttgctcgaCTAAAACGTAAGATTGCTGAATTATAAACGTCACCTATCGTTACATTCTGCTCTATAACACCTCTATAACTCTATAACAGTGTTCATTTGTCGATTACCTTCGGGGATAATGGAAAATACTCGCGATCGTCGTGACGCTTTCTTTACATGGGcggtaataataataaagttgTTTGCAATCCCGTTTTAATGATATCCATTCCttatacatttcaattacacaaaacaacacaaattcaggcttttttgcatctgtatctatcttacgttatatagccggtataaccgccgttcggcgtaacacaccagctaaaactgcataaacttgaaaaatcatctttattagtATCGTATATAGTACCGCTTTCAGTACTTTGTAtctataacgggaggtgccccaacacggtacgctttttcttgcgctcaaactcatggcgctccatcgctagttgcctgagagtggtcaaagtttgatgactgaattttttacacatagatttgaacaacatacttgaataagaagtAAGAAGTCTTCAGCAGTTAGGGACAAGTCTGGAAAACTGATTTCCGATCCTGATGCTCAGCGGGAAAGGTGGGCTGAACATTTCTCTGAGCTACTCAACCCGCAGCAGGAAGACTCTGACCTAACTGAGCTGGACAGGATACCAGGTGTTCCCAGCTTTGCGTACCTGGGAGAAGATGATGGCCCTCCAACAACTATTGAGATTCAGAATGCTCTTAAGAAATTGAAGAACCACAAATCTCCTGGAGTAGATGGGATAGCCAATGAACAGTTGAAGTATGGTGCGTCAGGACTAATCAAAGCTCTGGAGGTTCTGTTTGCCAAGGTTTGGTTTGGTGAAGCCATTCCCGAGGACTGGTCCAAAGGCATCATCATTGTGCTACCCAAGAAGGGGGATACTACATACTGCGGCAACAACAGGGGAATAACACTCCGATCGACAGCATCAAAACTCTTTCAGATCATCATCCTGGAACGCATCAACCTGGGGTTGGAAAGATTACTAAGGGAAAATCAATGTGGCTTTAGGAAGAACAGATCTTGCATCGATCAGATTTATTCCCTACAGACAATCATCCATAAGAGTATTGAGTTCAACATCCCCTTGTATATAAACTTCATTGACTTTAAGGCCGCATTTGACAGCATCAAAAGGCAATTCATCTGGAAAGCTTTCTCCTTTTACGGGCTGCCTATGAAGTACATCAGAGTCCTGCAAGCCTTTTTCTACAATACTGTGAGCGCCGTAAGAGTGAATGGGGAGCAGTCAAGCTGGTTTAATGTCGAATCTGGTACTGGTCAGGGTGACATACAAGGCCCTCCAGTTTTCAATGTCTGCATTAATCTGGCAGCTTACCTTACTGAACAGAGGAAACGGCTCAGCACAGGTGCAGTGCTACTACAGGAGACTCCTGGACAGCCGGCTGTTTCAGTACTGGACACAGATTATGCTGACGACATGGCCCTACTAGACAACACAAAGCCGGGGTTACAGGAAACAACTGACTTGCTATGCAAGAACAGCTCCCTTGCTGGCCTCAAGGCCAATGCTAAGAAGACCCAAGTTATGGCAGTTGGCAAGCATACCACTCAACGACCATACACTGAGGAAGGAACGCTCAGTGTAACT comes from Branchiostoma floridae strain S238N-H82 chromosome 2, Bfl_VNyyK, whole genome shotgun sequence and encodes:
- the LOC118404509 gene encoding brefeldin A-inhibited guanine nucleotide-exchange protein 1-like isoform X7 encodes the protein MHKEKKTKTMFLIRALEKILSDREIKKSHHSQLKKACEVALEEIKGEMDNESSPGEIIEDSSSALPLPKSKQRSIDADKYFLPFELACQSKCPRIVCTALDCLQKLMAYGHLVGDAPDSTTPGKKLIDRIIETICGCFTGTTTDDGVQLQIIKALLTAVTSNTCEVHEGTVLQAVRTCYNIYLASKNLINQTTANATLTQMLNVIFSRMEIQAAKEQALQLERTSSRASLTKSEGSEGTPVPTPPPHGLSNGEVVTGMTDNKEEGPQSQKEAGEDVESSQTEDSEARAQEGQGSAADSSSEGQKQGEAVSVSEEQSSDLPESEQHGTEQDNETQQQEQQDPAVSIAEPVSEAADPEQEQSVENVVASIIDDMISSAVEEEEGEGHATDETLTPVDPAIPSDDTENQDYNLETPEAREAAAAARFSHVLQKDAFLVFRSLCKLSMKPLPDGPPDPKSHELRSKVLSLQLLLSILQNAGPVFRTNEMFINAIKQYLCVALSKNGVSPVPKVFELSLAIFLTLLSHFKTHLKMQIEVFFREIFLNILESSSSTFEHKWMVIQALTRICADAQSVVDIYLNYDCDLTAANIFERLVNDLTRIAQGRGAIELGATPNQIQSEKTMRMKGLECLVSILKCMVEWSKDLYVNPNLQANLGQEASKDVDTDSGHGTMARHASDNSLNSSSPSVGSSVHDNPEQFESLKQQKEIWEQGIELFNKKPKKGLQFLQEQSLLGKSAWDVADFFHTDERLDKTQIGDFLGENEKFNMEVMYTYVDQLDFSGRDIVSALRLFLEGFRLPGEAQKIDRLMEKFAGRYCETNPNLAIFASADTAYVLAYSIIMLTTDLHSAQVKRKMTKEDYIKINRGINDSKDLPEEYLSAIYDEIAGNKISMKEHVRAPGPKPMAAKDVQTEKQRKLLYNMEMENMEKTAKALMESVSHVQTNFTSATHFEHVRPMFKMVWTPFLAAFSVGLQDCDDTEIANLCLDGIRCAIRIACIFNMELERDAYVQALARFTLLTANAEITEMKTKNINTIKTLITVAHTDGNYLGKSWLEILKCISQLELAQLIGTGVRPRMIGGGNSKGHQDTVDSLEPGFRTAGLVDKQKMASFQESMGETSSQSVVVAVDRIFTGSTRLDGNAVVHFVTALCLVSTDELSSPTHPRMFSLQKIVEISYYNMGRIRLQWSRLWQVLGEHFNRCGCHQNEDVSFFAVDSLRQLSMKFLERGELPNFRFQKDFLRPFEYIMKRNKSPTIRDMVVRCVAQMVNSQAPNIKSGWKNIFSVFHLAAADSDEGIVELAFQTTGKIISSIFEQYFYAVIDSFQDAVKCLSEFACNAAFPDTSMEAIRLIRSCAKYVADRPQAFREHGGDLELNVSEEDRVWVKGWFPVLFDLSCVINRCKLDVRTRALTVMFEVMKTYGHTFHQHWWQDLFRIVFRIFDNMKLPEQQPEKAEWMTTTCNHALYAISDVFTQYFDILCDILLSDLFSQLHWCVKQDNEQLARSGTNCLENMVISNGNKFTAETWDKTCNLMLDIFKTTIPHALLTWKPGGPESEPPSPSTTKSLQDSQLDTQSQKSLSMQSSVDVGDLGNEERRGSQQSLTSVGSEGSRGQRERRPTGERQRSSVDHKLFAGLLIKCVVQLELIQTIDNIVFFPATSRREDAANMAAAQSHNPNMPDDDHDTLHEDQGMYDRLTSQQLFLLLDCLLESHKFAKAFNSNNEQRTALWKAGFKGKSKPNLLKQETTSLACSLRILFRMYYDEKRRDFWPAVQERLLNVCGDALDYFLQLGSDSHRDAWTSLLILFLTRLNKMDEDRFRVHAARYYVPLCDAMVFELKPELRFIMRKFFQRVAPAFGITPHAEPSE